A stretch of the Sulfurospirillum sp. UCH001 genome encodes the following:
- a CDS encoding TIGR01212 family radical SAM protein (This family includes YhcC from E. coli K-12, an uncharacterized radical SAM protein.): protein MREILTAGRYFRRKFGENVYKIPISISGFTCPNIDGTVARGGCVFCENESFSPNLEHNQPKRFFLNPTSENPYLNFQLIQLEAQYKKTKAVLTKKFGAKKFIIYFQSFTNTYAPLDTLKALYTKALSFEGVVGLSIGTRTDSITEEVITYLAELSKEREIWVEYGIQSSSDETLKRINRGHDSSNIEKYINLTHQYGLKMCAHVIFGLPGETPQMALESVKFALRLGVHSFKFHPLYVVKRTALANDFNRGEFTPISEECYIQTLIEAIKLLPEDVMLQRVSAGIEDDTLLSPAWCYTKHQQMFNIREALKKEGLAY, encoded by the coding sequence ATGCGCGAGATTTTAACCGCAGGACGGTATTTTAGGAGAAAATTTGGGGAAAATGTCTATAAAATCCCCATTTCTATCTCTGGATTTACCTGCCCAAATATTGATGGAACCGTAGCTCGTGGGGGTTGTGTTTTTTGTGAGAACGAATCATTCAGTCCCAATTTAGAGCATAATCAACCTAAACGATTCTTTCTCAATCCAACATCTGAAAATCCTTATTTGAATTTTCAACTTATCCAGCTTGAAGCCCAATACAAAAAAACAAAAGCTGTACTCACTAAGAAATTTGGTGCGAAAAAATTTATTATTTATTTTCAATCCTTTACCAATACCTATGCACCATTGGACACACTCAAAGCACTTTATACAAAAGCATTAAGCTTCGAGGGTGTTGTTGGACTGAGTATTGGTACGCGTACAGATAGTATTACCGAAGAAGTCATTACTTATTTGGCTGAACTTTCTAAAGAGCGTGAGATATGGGTAGAGTATGGTATACAATCTTCTTCCGATGAAACATTAAAACGAATTAACCGTGGGCATGATAGTAGTAATATTGAAAAATATATCAATTTAACACATCAATATGGGTTAAAGATGTGTGCGCATGTTATTTTTGGACTTCCTGGTGAAACACCTCAGATGGCGTTAGAGAGTGTTAAATTTGCACTGAGACTGGGTGTGCATTCTTTTAAATTTCATCCACTGTATGTTGTGAAACGTACTGCATTAGCAAATGATTTCAACCGAGGGGAGTTCACTCCTATCTCTGAAGAGTGTTATATTCAAACATTGATTGAGGCAATTAAACTCTTACCTGAAGATGTTATGCTACAACGTGTTAGTGCAGGCATTGAAGATGATACACTTCTCTCACCAGCATGGTGCTATACCAAACATCAACAGATGTTTAATATCCGTGAAGCGCTCAAAAAAGAGGGATTGGCTTACTAA
- a CDS encoding DUF2393 family protein translates to MTYFTILHWFAVIVIGLLTILIIVLSVRNHDGKSSLLAPILATLFIMTIFAIFTIYGIDKYTKIARLENVVQKKVLINESFSISGQIRNIGNFKIGQCVLEVKIANDSLEKIGADSAIFVPKSALDNLFNWGEKSPTVETTKEFVIAENLHTGEMRNFTIFMRYPSSYAKPYTRYELFCH, encoded by the coding sequence TTGACCTATTTTACAATACTCCATTGGTTTGCTGTTATTGTTATTGGCTTACTTACTATTTTAATTATTGTCTTGAGTGTTCGTAATCATGATGGTAAAAGTTCTCTTCTAGCTCCAATTCTTGCAACACTTTTTATTATGACCATTTTTGCTATTTTTACTATTTACGGAATCGATAAATACACAAAAATTGCTCGCCTTGAGAATGTTGTCCAAAAAAAAGTCCTCATCAATGAATCTTTTTCTATTTCAGGACAAATACGCAATATTGGGAATTTTAAAATAGGACAGTGCGTTTTAGAAGTCAAAATAGCCAATGATTCGCTTGAGAAAATTGGAGCAGACTCTGCCATATTTGTTCCAAAATCTGCATTAGACAATCTTTTTAATTGGGGGGAGAAAAGCCCTACCGTTGAAACCACTAAAGAGTTTGTGATTGCAGAAAACTTACATACGGGAGAAATGCGCAACTTTACTATTTTTATGCGCTATCCATCTTCTTACGCTAAACCGTACACACGCTACGAGCTTTTTTGTCACTAA
- a CDS encoding DUF2393 family protein: MNTDAIKLSLLTYIKHFGLYDYLAFGWLIFTFLVLIILASLIAKRSAVASLLLIIFALILLVVSPFFIKIKLGETIRPTTTEVNMVKKLTFSDSLIVEGTIYNASQKDFTICLVQTFVYKQVATQGLKAFINKLKPIANQSIFVKENLPKEGSLDFQSVFEDFRYNGDVNATLKAECY; this comes from the coding sequence ATGAACACTGATGCCATCAAATTATCACTATTGACCTATATAAAACATTTTGGTCTATATGATTATTTGGCATTTGGCTGGCTCATTTTTACCTTCTTAGTGCTCATTATATTAGCAAGTCTTATTGCTAAACGCTCAGCAGTAGCCTCGCTTCTACTGATCATATTTGCACTGATTTTATTAGTCGTTTCACCTTTTTTTATTAAAATCAAATTGGGTGAAACGATACGACCAACAACAACAGAAGTCAATATGGTTAAAAAATTAACGTTTTCTGATTCGTTAATCGTTGAAGGAACTATATACAACGCTTCTCAAAAAGATTTCACTATCTGTTTGGTTCAAACTTTTGTTTACAAACAAGTTGCTACACAAGGGTTGAAAGCCTTTATTAATAAACTAAAGCCGATTGCCAATCAGTCGATATTCGTTAAAGAAAATCTCCCTAAAGAAGGCTCTTTAGACTTTCAAAGTGTCTTTGAAGATTTTAGATACAACGGCGATGTAAATGCAACGCTGAAAGCGGAATGCTACTAA
- the hisIE gene encoding bifunctional phosphoribosyl-AMP cyclohydrolase/phosphoribosyl-ATP diphosphatase HisIE, whose translation MSSSLLNSINWNKTPLLPVIAQDAKSGEVLMLAYMNEEALSLTLQTGLAHYYSRSRESLWKKGETSGHIQHVKEAYLDCDSDTLLLKVEQEGVACHTGRSSCFFNRIDVEEAPKESAKDIPAYSISDKIYHIIQERKHADPKSSYVASLLQKGDNSILKKVVEEAGEFCFACKDNDNKEIIYEAADLMFHALVALGAKNIHPSLISKELERRFGLSGIEEKNSRNEH comes from the coding sequence ATGAGTTCTTCACTTTTAAATTCTATCAATTGGAATAAAACACCTTTGCTTCCTGTCATTGCACAGGATGCAAAGAGTGGAGAAGTGCTAATGTTGGCTTATATGAACGAAGAAGCGCTCTCTTTGACTCTGCAAACAGGTCTTGCACACTACTATTCTAGAAGTCGTGAAAGCCTTTGGAAAAAAGGTGAAACCAGTGGGCATATTCAACATGTAAAAGAGGCTTATCTCGACTGCGATAGTGATACCTTGCTTCTTAAAGTTGAACAAGAAGGCGTTGCATGCCATACAGGACGAAGCTCATGCTTTTTTAACCGTATTGATGTTGAAGAAGCTCCTAAGGAATCTGCTAAAGATATCCCTGCATACTCCATTAGTGATAAAATTTATCATATTATTCAAGAACGTAAACATGCAGATCCGAAAAGCTCCTATGTTGCCTCTTTACTTCAAAAAGGTGATAATAGCATTTTAAAAAAAGTGGTTGAAGAAGCTGGAGAATTTTGTTTTGCATGCAAAGATAACGATAATAAAGAAATTATTTACGAAGCTGCTGATCTTATGTTCCATGCTCTTGTTGCATTAGGTGCAAAGAACATTCATCCATCACTCATTTCTAAAGAACTTGAAAGACGCTTTGGTTTAAGTGGTATAGAGGAGAAAAATAGCCGCAATGAACACTGA
- a CDS encoding SPFH domain-containing protein yields the protein MPADLNDYFKKKNSGGSGNNGGNDNDNRTPFNMDPPDFMKNLGKKAGLLYVLIAIVVIAVIAKPFVIINSGEMGIKATTGKFQPTPMEPGFHLFIPFIQQVFIVDTKVRIMNYSSSEDLGEVIQRGSGIKRNAAISVLDARGLPVSIELTVQYKLEPATAPQTIATWGMSWEDKIINPVVRDVTRSVVGKFNAEELPQKRNEIAVNIEEGIRKAIDAQPGQPVELLTVQLREIVLPVKIKEQIERVQVARQEVERTKYEVEKANQEALKRAAEAEGQAKAREINAQGQANAVKIEADAEAYANKKISESISGSLLNLRQIEVQGKFNEALRENKDAKIFLTPGGAVPNIWVDTKDSQKAVSVAK from the coding sequence ATGCCAGCAGATTTGAACGATTATTTTAAAAAGAAAAACAGTGGAGGAAGTGGAAATAACGGTGGAAACGATAACGACAATCGCACACCTTTCAATATGGATCCTCCTGATTTTATGAAAAACCTTGGTAAAAAGGCAGGCTTATTGTATGTGCTCATTGCCATTGTTGTTATTGCAGTTATCGCAAAACCTTTTGTGATTATTAACTCAGGAGAGATGGGTATTAAAGCAACCACTGGTAAGTTTCAACCAACACCGATGGAGCCAGGTTTCCACCTTTTTATTCCTTTTATTCAACAAGTCTTTATTGTTGATACAAAAGTACGCATTATGAACTACTCCTCAAGCGAAGATTTGGGTGAAGTGATTCAAAGAGGTTCTGGCATTAAACGTAATGCAGCTATCTCGGTTCTTGATGCAAGAGGTTTACCTGTGTCCATCGAACTCACCGTTCAATACAAACTAGAACCTGCAACGGCACCTCAAACGATTGCAACATGGGGTATGTCATGGGAAGATAAAATCATTAACCCTGTTGTTCGTGATGTCACACGTAGTGTTGTTGGTAAATTTAACGCTGAAGAACTTCCACAAAAACGTAATGAAATTGCAGTAAACATCGAAGAAGGTATTCGTAAAGCCATTGATGCACAACCAGGTCAACCTGTTGAACTTCTTACTGTACAACTTCGTGAAATTGTGCTTCCTGTCAAAATTAAAGAGCAAATTGAGCGTGTTCAAGTAGCACGACAAGAAGTTGAGCGTACAAAGTATGAAGTTGAAAAAGCAAATCAAGAAGCTTTAAAACGTGCTGCAGAAGCTGAGGGTCAAGCTAAAGCTAGAGAGATTAATGCTCAAGGTCAAGCTAATGCTGTAAAAATCGAAGCTGATGCTGAAGCATATGCGAATAAAAAAATCTCTGAAAGTATTTCAGGATCTCTTCTGAACTTACGTCAAATCGAAGTTCAAGGTAAATTCAACGAAGCTCTTCGTGAAAACAAAGATGCAAAGATTTTCCTAACACCTGGCGGGGCAGTCCCAAATATCTGGGTAGATACTAAAGATAGCCAAAAAGCAGTTAGTGTAGCCAAATGA
- a CDS encoding branched-chain amino acid transaminase: protein MDKAKYIWMDGKLVAWDDAKVHILTHTLHYGNGVFEGTRAYMTENGLAIFKLREHTKRLLNSAKITRIKANYTLEELEAAHIELLKSNDFTSNVYIRPLIYLGYGIMGLNHVKAPVNTAIAAWQWGSYLGDEGLENGIRVKISSFTRNPVSSTMGKAKAAANYLNSQMAKYEALEAGYEEALLLDDEGFIAEGSGECFFIVRNGVLITPPNDTSLESITQATVLDLAREAGIPIERRRITRDEAYIADESFFTGTAAEVTPIKDIDNYIIGDGKRGPITKQLQDAYFDVVYGRNPKYKHLLTYI, encoded by the coding sequence ATGGATAAAGCAAAATACATTTGGATGGACGGCAAGCTCGTTGCATGGGATGATGCAAAAGTACATATCTTGACCCATACACTTCATTATGGTAACGGTGTTTTTGAAGGTACTCGTGCATATATGACAGAAAATGGTTTGGCAATTTTTAAGCTTAGAGAACATACAAAACGTTTACTCAATTCTGCTAAAATTACACGCATAAAAGCGAACTATACACTAGAAGAGCTTGAGGCTGCACATATTGAATTATTGAAATCCAATGATTTTACATCAAACGTTTACATTAGACCTTTAATCTACCTTGGATATGGCATTATGGGGCTTAATCATGTTAAGGCACCTGTTAATACAGCCATTGCTGCATGGCAGTGGGGAAGCTATCTTGGTGATGAGGGGTTAGAAAACGGTATTCGCGTTAAAATTTCTTCATTCACACGTAATCCTGTAAGTTCAACTATGGGTAAAGCAAAAGCGGCAGCAAATTACCTGAACTCTCAAATGGCAAAATATGAAGCACTTGAAGCAGGTTATGAAGAAGCATTATTGCTTGATGATGAAGGTTTTATCGCAGAAGGAAGTGGTGAGTGTTTCTTTATCGTTAGAAACGGCGTTTTAATTACACCTCCAAATGACACTTCACTTGAGAGTATTACACAAGCAACTGTTTTAGATCTTGCACGTGAAGCAGGTATCCCAATTGAGCGCAGACGCATTACGCGTGATGAAGCCTATATTGCGGATGAGTCTTTCTTTACAGGAACAGCAGCAGAAGTCACACCTATCAAAGATATTGACAATTACATCATCGGCGATGGTAAACGAGGACCTATTACAAAACAACTTCAAGATGCTTATTTTGATGTTGTTTATGGACGTAACCCAAAATATAAACACTTGTTAACGTATATTTAA
- a CDS encoding aldehyde dehydrogenase family protein produces MKAKLYFGSICKDKEEQKEVRSPYDGRVVSRFSVSNEDDAREILHIARKASSQTKLVPMHQRVSWLLDVAQKLESMRAKMALCITEEVGKPITFSRIEVDRCIETIRLSANAITHVNGETFDTTAMPSGKKSLAFYKREAVGVVLAITPFNFPLNLVAHKIAPALVAGNAVILKPTSQAPRTAYEFVKFFIESPYAPKDALSLIYSGEGVNETLITSDIPRVISFTGSVGVGQEIMQKAGIKKVALELGGNAATYIDASANIALAAKRCAVGAFINSGQVCISLQRIYVHESIYDSFAKALVEETKSLQVGSPYDEQTFIGPMVNEAAVEKAKRWVQSAMNEGAKLLCGAKFKDLMFEPTIMADVTDAMQIVCEEVFAPIVSLIKVAHYEEAKEKMNASMYGLQYSIFCNDLSMAQRAIDELEAGGIVINDIPTLRFDLQPYGGIKQSGIGKEGPYFALLDDYTQIKSVVIC; encoded by the coding sequence ATGAAAGCAAAACTATATTTCGGTTCTATATGCAAAGATAAAGAAGAGCAAAAAGAGGTACGCTCACCTTATGATGGGCGCGTGGTTTCAAGGTTTAGCGTGAGTAATGAAGATGATGCACGTGAAATACTTCATATAGCGCGTAAAGCATCGTCACAGACAAAATTGGTTCCTATGCATCAGCGTGTCAGTTGGCTTTTGGATGTCGCACAAAAATTAGAATCAATGCGTGCAAAAATGGCACTTTGTATAACAGAAGAAGTAGGAAAACCGATTACATTTTCTCGCATTGAGGTGGATCGTTGCATTGAAACCATCAGACTCTCCGCGAATGCAATAACACATGTTAATGGTGAAACGTTTGATACAACAGCAATGCCAAGCGGTAAAAAAAGTCTAGCTTTCTATAAACGAGAAGCTGTTGGCGTTGTTCTTGCTATTACGCCATTTAACTTCCCACTCAATCTTGTAGCCCATAAAATCGCACCAGCCCTTGTTGCTGGCAATGCGGTTATTTTAAAACCAACATCTCAAGCGCCACGCACAGCGTATGAGTTCGTAAAATTTTTCATCGAAAGCCCTTATGCCCCCAAAGATGCTCTAAGCCTTATTTACAGTGGTGAAGGTGTCAATGAAACGTTGATAACCAGTGATATACCTCGTGTCATTAGTTTTACAGGCAGTGTAGGGGTAGGGCAAGAAATTATGCAAAAAGCAGGGATTAAAAAAGTGGCATTGGAACTTGGCGGAAATGCAGCGACGTATATTGATGCTTCAGCCAATATTGCTCTTGCTGCCAAACGGTGCGCAGTAGGTGCATTTATAAATTCTGGACAGGTATGTATCTCTTTACAACGCATCTATGTACATGAAAGCATTTATGACAGCTTTGCAAAAGCCCTTGTAGAAGAGACAAAAAGCTTACAGGTAGGTTCTCCGTATGATGAGCAAACCTTTATTGGTCCTATGGTCAATGAAGCGGCTGTAGAAAAAGCCAAAAGATGGGTTCAGAGTGCTATGAACGAAGGTGCAAAGCTTCTTTGTGGCGCAAAATTTAAGGATTTGATGTTTGAGCCAACGATTATGGCTGATGTCACCGACGCCATGCAAATTGTATGTGAAGAGGTCTTCGCGCCTATTGTTTCGTTGATAAAAGTCGCTCATTATGAAGAAGCCAAAGAGAAGATGAATGCATCAATGTATGGGCTTCAGTATTCAATTTTTTGTAATGATCTCTCTATGGCACAAAGAGCGATTGATGAGTTAGAAGCAGGTGGTATTGTCATCAATGACATTCCAACGCTCAGATTCGACTTACAGCCTTATGGTGGTATCAAACAAAGTGGTATCGGTAAAGAAGGACCTTATTTTGCGCTTCTTGATGATTATACTCAGATAAAATCTGTGGTAATATGCTAA